One region of Synechococcus elongatus PCC 11801 genomic DNA includes:
- a CDS encoding glycerol dehydrogenase — MEVSSSYLPQAVFAPQDQDFPAPRVFISPQRYIQGRGVIHSVGRYLSLMQARRAGVLMSQRSSRNEGEPLLAGLRSAGVDAVVSTFQGECTSDEITTHTTAFSEERIDCVIAAGGGKCIDTGKAIAFRLGIPVVVVPTLASNDAPCSALSVLYSPEGISEGVEFYPNSPALVVVDTDIIAAAPERYLVAGMGDAMATWYEARICLLNPAAVTAVGARPTLASCAIGEVCAHTLFQEGCAAAAAVSAKTVNEALESVVEANTLLSGLGFESGGLAGAHAVAQSYTAISHVRDNYLHGEMVAMGTLAQLMMESRPEEAIRVAEFFATVGLPVHLGQLSLAASDTDAIDLVSEAALGFPFVSNMPMPVTTEFVRSAILKAHHLGLSVSERVGDSAYRRLQG; from the coding sequence ATGGAAGTCTCTTCGTCCTATCTCCCGCAAGCCGTCTTCGCACCGCAAGACCAAGATTTTCCTGCCCCGCGCGTCTTCATTTCGCCCCAGCGCTACATCCAAGGTCGCGGCGTAATCCACAGCGTTGGCCGCTACCTCTCCCTCATGCAAGCAAGGCGAGCCGGCGTGCTGATGTCACAACGCAGCAGTCGCAACGAAGGAGAGCCGTTACTGGCAGGACTGCGATCAGCCGGTGTTGATGCTGTCGTCAGCACCTTTCAGGGCGAATGTACGAGCGATGAAATCACGACTCACACCACCGCTTTTTCAGAAGAGCGAATCGACTGCGTGATTGCTGCAGGCGGTGGGAAGTGTATCGACACCGGTAAGGCGATCGCCTTTCGGTTGGGGATTCCTGTCGTCGTTGTCCCGACCCTTGCGTCCAACGATGCCCCCTGCTCTGCACTCTCTGTTCTCTATTCTCCGGAGGGGATTTCAGAGGGAGTCGAGTTCTATCCGAACAGCCCTGCCCTAGTGGTTGTCGATACCGACATCATTGCCGCAGCACCCGAGCGCTACCTCGTGGCAGGGATGGGTGACGCCATGGCTACTTGGTACGAGGCGCGTATCTGTCTGCTCAATCCAGCCGCCGTCACAGCTGTGGGTGCTCGTCCCACCTTGGCTTCTTGTGCGATCGGAGAAGTCTGTGCCCACACCCTCTTTCAGGAAGGCTGTGCTGCCGCTGCCGCCGTGTCCGCCAAAACGGTCAATGAAGCGCTGGAGTCAGTGGTGGAAGCGAATACCCTGCTCAGTGGGCTGGGCTTTGAGAGTGGTGGGTTGGCGGGGGCCCATGCCGTCGCCCAGAGCTATACGGCTATCTCCCATGTGCGCGACAACTACCTACACGGCGAGATGGTGGCCATGGGGACTCTTGCCCAACTGATGATGGAGTCGCGTCCTGAAGAAGCCATTCGAGTCGCCGAGTTCTTTGCCACAGTCGGCCTGCCGGTTCATCTCGGTCAACTGTCGCTTGCTGCCAGCGATACGGATGCGATCGATCTCGTCAGTGAAGCTGCGCTGGGCTTCCCCTTTGTCAGCAACATGCCGATGCCAGTGACGACAGAATTCGTGCGATCGGCAATTCTTAAAGCTCACCACTTGGGCCTGAGCGTATCCGAGCGGGTCGGAGACAGCGCTTATCGTCGTCTACAGGGCTGA